The Nitrospirota bacterium genome includes a region encoding these proteins:
- a CDS encoding UpxY family transcription antiterminator, whose amino-acid sequence MTETQPLWYALYVKSRHEFMTEGELQRKGIDTYLPSAQKLSQWKDRKKLVAFPLFPGYCFVRVAPRPEAFLSVLKTRGAVSLLAAKPGCPTPVPDEEIRSLQLLIGSGERLDIYPHLKEGMRVRVKRGLLKGAEGVLSRKETSYSFVVNVELLGRSIGVAIGADEVEAA is encoded by the coding sequence ATGACGGAAACGCAGCCCCTGTGGTACGCCCTGTACGTGAAGTCGCGGCACGAGTTCATGACCGAGGGCGAGCTGCAGCGGAAGGGGATCGATACCTACCTGCCCTCGGCGCAGAAGCTCAGCCAATGGAAGGACAGGAAGAAGCTGGTCGCCTTTCCTCTCTTCCCGGGGTACTGCTTCGTGCGGGTCGCCCCCCGGCCCGAAGCGTTCCTGAGCGTGCTGAAGACGCGGGGAGCGGTGTCGCTCCTCGCCGCGAAGCCGGGCTGTCCTACGCCGGTGCCTGACGAAGAGATCCGCTCGCTCCAGCTCCTTATAGGGAGCGGAGAGCGCCTGGATATCTATCCGCATCTCAAGGAAGGGATGAGGGTGCGCGTAAAGCGGGGTCTGCTGAAAGGGGCGGAGGGTGTCCTGAGCAGGAAGGAGACCTCCTATTCGTTCGTGGTCAATGTAGAACTGCTCGGCAGAAGCATCGGTGTCGCCATCGGCGCCGATGAGGTCGAGGCCGCATAG
- the rfbF gene encoding glucose-1-phosphate cytidylyltransferase, producing the protein MKAVILAGGLGTRLSEETVARPKPMVEIGGRPMLWHIMKIYYAAGIRDFVICCGYKGHMIKQYFSDYALHMSDLTFDMEHHKVSVHQNGAETWKVTLIDTGEKTMTGGRLKRVRDYVGSETFCFTYGDGVSNVPIPELVAFHRQRNALATLTAVQPPGRFGAISLKAGESMITSFKEKPDGDGAWINGGFFVLEPAVFDYIRDDATVWEQEPLRDLARDGKLAAYKHSGFWQSMDTLRDKAYLEELWNSGNPPWKLW; encoded by the coding sequence ATGAAAGCGGTCATACTTGCAGGAGGTCTCGGGACGCGGCTCTCGGAAGAGACCGTCGCCCGACCCAAGCCGATGGTCGAGATCGGGGGAAGGCCGATGCTCTGGCACATCATGAAGATCTATTACGCCGCGGGAATAAGGGACTTCGTCATCTGCTGCGGCTACAAGGGACATATGATCAAGCAGTACTTTTCCGACTATGCGCTCCATATGTCCGATCTCACCTTCGATATGGAGCACCACAAGGTCTCGGTGCACCAGAACGGCGCCGAGACCTGGAAGGTCACCCTCATCGATACCGGCGAAAAGACGATGACCGGAGGTCGTCTCAAGAGGGTCAGGGACTACGTCGGCAGCGAGACCTTCTGCTTCACCTACGGCGACGGCGTGAGCAATGTCCCTATCCCGGAGCTCGTCGCGTTTCACCGGCAGCGGAACGCACTGGCGACCCTGACAGCAGTGCAGCCTCCGGGCCGCTTCGGCGCGATCAGCCTCAAGGCCGGCGAAAGCATGATTACGAGCTTCAAGGAGAAGCCGGACGGCGACGGGGCGTGGATCAACGGCGGTTTTTTTGTCCTCGAGCCGGCGGTCTTCGACTATATCCGGGACGATGCCACCGTATGGGAGCAGGAGCCGCTCCGGGACCTGGCCCGGGACGGAAAGCTCGCGGCGTACAAGCACAGCGGATTCTGGCAGTCCATGGACACCCTGCGGGACAAGGCCTATCTCGAAGAGCTCTGGAACAGCGGGAACCCTCCCTGGAAACTATGGTAG
- a CDS encoding NAD(P)/FAD-dependent oxidoreductase: MDADITIIGAGVIGLAIAAELADHGTNLYLIEKNETHGRGVSSRNSEVIHAGLYYPSGSLKGRLCIEGREMLYAICAEHRIPFRKTGKLVIALSDEEMETVEALGQNAVRNGVSSVALLGGKQVAAMEPHIRACGALYSPETGILSVHGLMDYYLRQARTNGAEVVCGTEVVGIEPVDGGYRLSTVNREGEYFDFDSERVINAAGLHSDAIAAMVGKEYTLHYCKGNYFSINNAKSGMVQRLVYPVPEKDHVGLGVHLTLDLTGRMKLGPDTEYIGRIEDYRVDKSKADLFYESAVRFLPFIRREDIMPDMAGIRPKLQAQGDTFRDFVISEDLPGFINLVGIESPGLTAAPAIARYVKSII; this comes from the coding sequence ATGGATGCCGATATAACGATCATCGGAGCCGGCGTTATCGGTCTCGCCATTGCCGCCGAGCTGGCGGACCACGGGACCAACCTCTACCTCATCGAGAAGAACGAGACGCACGGCAGGGGGGTCAGCTCCCGGAACAGCGAGGTGATCCATGCCGGGCTCTACTATCCTTCCGGTTCCCTGAAGGGCAGGCTCTGTATCGAGGGGCGCGAGATGCTCTACGCGATCTGCGCAGAGCACCGGATCCCTTTCAGAAAGACCGGGAAGCTGGTCATCGCCCTGTCGGATGAGGAGATGGAGACGGTCGAGGCCCTGGGGCAGAACGCGGTGCGCAACGGGGTTTCGTCGGTAGCCCTGCTCGGCGGGAAACAGGTCGCGGCAATGGAACCCCATATACGGGCATGCGGGGCGCTCTACTCGCCGGAGACGGGCATCCTCAGCGTCCACGGCTTGATGGACTACTACCTGCGCCAGGCGAGGACAAACGGCGCGGAGGTCGTCTGCGGGACAGAGGTCGTCGGCATCGAGCCGGTAGACGGCGGATACCGGCTGAGCACCGTCAACCGCGAAGGCGAGTACTTCGACTTCGACAGCGAACGGGTCATCAATGCAGCGGGGCTCCATTCCGATGCGATCGCCGCGATGGTCGGGAAAGAGTACACGCTCCATTACTGCAAGGGAAACTACTTTAGCATAAATAATGCCAAGAGCGGCATGGTGCAGCGCCTGGTCTATCCGGTTCCCGAAAAGGACCACGTGGGACTCGGCGTGCATCTCACCCTCGACCTGACAGGGAGGATGAAGCTGGGGCCGGACACCGAGTATATAGGGCGTATCGAGGATTACCGGGTCGATAAGAGCAAGGCCGATCTCTTCTACGAATCGGCGGTCCGCTTCCTCCCCTTTATCCGGAGAGAGGACATCATGCCCGATATGGCGGGCATACGGCCGAAACTGCAGGCGCAGGGCGACACCTTCCGCGATTTCGTCATCAGCGAGGACCTCCCGGGATTCATCAATCTCGTCGGCATAGAGTCTCCGGGACTCACCGCGGCGCCGGCCATAGCCCGCTACGTCAAGTCGATCATTTAG